The Zygosaccharomyces rouxii strain CBS732 chromosome G complete sequence genome contains a region encoding:
- the STU1 gene encoding Stu1p (similar to uniprot|P38198 Saccharomyces cerevisiae YBL034C STU1 Component of the mitotic spindle that binds to interpolar microtubules via its association with beta-tubulin (Tub2p) required for interpolar microtubules to provide an outward force on the spindle poles) gives MSESLTAGFPLYEKLVELPHQELEIVSVLTQFKGHVKKELVNVPSIPSYLRGLFYVLDEGKYSSDDSSRIVTLAHSSLCYLVKRVAMQCPSFLEDNETVTELIIHLFLLGSHGSVHLEGRNFWISSTRALEAIELIEPLKVQDCILELLKDASLQRRKILLIMDEVLQISEKVQNSNIRQEIWRNFISALLDLLNNADNNNNDNLDPLACDIILKNERDKTQLRHWISLLNKKNHRDLLAASLDQSSRPSTSSETIPSVSSASLDIDAEMQNIFQEFQIFANHYSNDNVVSVYELSHNTLEAVQSLAEALLIPFQQPKETEKNWKLRQENLIQLRKLLRNEFINKQHPVEFLGICKDLQLIECVGKAALSLRTTLSTTACLVIKDFLQILSSKLDSAILDQMFEFLRTLLSSAKKIASTNAFNCLVIMFSYIDFHNKLFQNCFMLVNQKSVLPKNCSAILLRIFIIKFHHTSKLENSMVYIEEWLKKGITDAQTSVRESMRKTFWYYYKCYPIPGKKFLQSQLSSQLRKAVELSIPEKLEIDYQVSSSFPSSRRTSLGPRKFPSYAKPTQSSNSASGSFLQRAANARSTSENVLRENNVNVTANDTPNDRRKTSAPPQLAKRSLTTIDPQEDHHHRHHHHHPGPLHRAETTDNSLQIDLTGDVTPSHSSSLIKKHIGYELGDGKRDLETMYQYLESPSTLKIKDGLQILQNNLLMDFSSTGNNKNDEGKTLDFDRLSPLIRNVMIRLPQELKPLLSISKFWQSIPLRYLIELYAINHLTFSDELLSYFPPDTLLWTIFETLESLDSSVVDQENEMPPSLSLHYMKYKQFIFNFCFRLVNQVLHESNVDSILLKDFLGQCILKLAQICGQEYDETLYFDTLHQIYQYDRILFVEKIRQVTYVSTKLKICDQLESRDKDKIFRREAIVSRQSLDGMERHQLFEGEPRDNEILDDRRVMEMTMVNPFNQMRTASGGSVVHHDPRIPEFAAHTGHDDEKPESDHHIEPIEEEDQKRLSEITKVVSIYQPVDREDDDGSQNRNIFKSDQDVEMLDVPQEGEPNVNLSDIFGNSQDREVTVKFSKDPPKIINSSRVPSSSVENTRDDDVRTLTRNVSMERDKSPVTPLTDHQSVELSNAINSIELGKKHEISLSHEAKVGSNLSAEILANAIRERENDSDDRKTSEFDLLEAVPSDSLIYHEISHAMLVTHEFEDIGQMLSQMKKAITRIESRSFTMKHLNILIAPLISCLHEESLRNWLESENGYYELLQLGKTLFHSTDETEMVPVNLACKSIVLIECLVLVNNYLHDVVPISSSEFKTIWADALALINKLPEYSSEIYCLLQELRDLLVFLNFFDTKDITSMLHALITEVQEGSSGIKETFLMETLAIIVSKAQTALRSTQILEIVQVMQLYVESKRADWRLACCEVLSQISQHLSIMPDKHPIDIQHSLEALSHGRQRVIQALSSH, from the coding sequence ATGTCGGAGTCTCTCACAGCTGGTTTCCCCCTCTATGAAAAGTTGGTGGAATTACCACACCAAGAGTTGGAAATAGTTTCAGTTTTAACTCAGTTTAAAGGACACGTTAAGAAGGAGCTTGTAAATGTTCCGTCGATACCAAGTTATCTCCGAGGATTATTTTATGTGTTGGACGAAGGAAAGTACAGTTCAGATGATTCGTCGCGTATAGTGACACTAGCACATTCATCACTTTGTTATTTAGTGAAAAGAGTTGCCATGCAATGTCCGAGCTTTTTAGAAGATAATGAAACTGTTACCGAGCTGATAATTCACCTTTTCCTGTTGGGTTCTCATGGCTCAGTCCACCTCGAAGgtagaaatttttggattaGCTCTACTAGAGCGTTAGAAGCAATTGAGTTAATAGAACCTTTAAAGGTTCAAGATTGTATTTTGGAACTATTGAAAGATGCTTCCTTACAGAGGCGTAAAATTTTACTAATTATGGACGAAGTGTTACAAATTAGTGAAAAAGTTCAGAATTCTAATATAAGACAAGAGATTTGGAGGAATTTTATATCGGCGTTGTTAGATTTGCTGAACAATGCggataataacaataatgataatttggATCCGTTGGCTTGTGAtataattttaaaaaatgaaagaGATAAGACTCAACTGCGACATTGGATATCACTTTTGAATAAGAAGAATCATAGAGACCTATTGGCCGCATCATTAGATCAATCATCTCGTCCCAGTACATCATCAGAAACCATTCCATCGGTATCATCAGCTTCCCTTGATATTGATGCTGAAATGCAgaacattttccaagagtTTCAGATTTTTGCCAATCATTACAGTAATGATAATGTTGTTAGCGTTTACGAATTGAGTCATAATACTTTGGAAGCAGTACAAAGTTTGGCAGAAGCTCTACTGATACCGTTCCAACAACCAAAggaaactgaaaaaaattggaaattacggcaagaaaatttaatacaattgagaaaattgcTTAGAAATGAGTTTATCAATAAGCAGCATCCTGTGGAATTTCTAGGGATATGCAAGGATTTGCAATTAATCGAATGTGTGGGGAAAGCAGCTTTATCCCTAAGGACAACTTTATCTACAACTGCATGTCTCGTTATAAAGGattttttacaaattttaTCCTCCAAATTGGATTCTGCAATTTTAGATCAAATGTTTGAGTTCCTGAGAACTCTTTTGTCTTCTGCGAAAAAAATAGCATCTACTAATGCCTTCAACTGCTTGGTAATCATGTTTAGTTACATCGATTTCCATAAcaaacttttccaaaattgtTTTATGTTAGTTAATCAAAAATCAGTTCTGCCGAAAAATTGCTCCGCCATTTTACTTCGaatattcatcatcaaatttcaCCATACGTcgaaattggaaaattctaTGGTCTACATCGAAGAATGGTtaaaaaaaggaattacGGATGCACAAACGTCAGTAAGAGAATCTATGAGGAAAACTTTTTGGTATTACTATAAATGCTATCCCATTCCAGGTAAGAAATTCTTGCAATCTCAGTTGTCATCACAATTGAGGAAAGCTGTTGAATTATCTATACCTGAAAAacttgaaattgattaccaagtttcatcatctttccCCAGTTCTAGAAGGACAAGCTTAGGCCCCAGAAAATTCCCGAGTTATGCAAAACCGACACAATCCTCGAATTCTGCATCAGGTTCTTTTTTACAAAGAGCGGCTAATGCGAGATCTACTAGCGAAAACGTCCTTCGCGAAAATAACGTTAACGTAACGGCTAATGATACCCCTAATGATAGGAGAAAAACGAGCGCTCCGCCACAGTTGGCCAAAAGATCCTTAACTACCATCGATCCACAAGAAgatcatcaccatcgtcatcatcatcatcatcctgGACCTCTTCATCGAGCGGAAACTACAGATAATTCGTTGCAGATTGATCTTACAGGTGACGTTACCCCAAGTCATTCAAGCAGCTTAATCAAGAAACATATAGGCTATGAATTGGGGGACGGTAAACGTGATTTGGAAACCATGTATCAATACTTGGAATCACCTTCCACTctgaaaataaaagatGGTTTACAGATTTTGCAAAACAATTTGCTCATGGATTTCTCATCTACaggtaataataaaaatgacGAAGGGAAAACTTTGGATTTTGATCGATTATCACCACTTATTAGAAATGTCATGATTAGATTAccacaagaattgaagCCATTACTTTCaatatccaaattttgGCAGTCAATCCCCCTACGGTACTTGATAGAATTATATGCAATTAACCATTTGACATTTAGTGATGAACTTCTCAGCTATTTTCCACCAGATACATTGTTGTGGACCATTTTCGAAACCTTGGAAAGCCTTGACTCCAGTGTTGTTGAtcaagaaaatgaaatgcCACCTTCATTATCACTCCATTATATGAAATACAAGcaatttattttcaatttctgtTTCCGTCTGGTGAATCAGGTTTTACATGAGTCAAATGtggattcaattttattgaaAGACTTCCTCGGTCAATGTATTTTGAAACTGGCTCAGATTTGTGGGCAAGAATACGATGAAACTTTATATTTTGATACCTTACATCAAATTTATCAGTATGATCGAATTCTATTTGTGGAAAAAATACGTCAAGTGACATACGTATCAacaaaattaaaaatatgCGATCAATTAGAATCAAGAGATAAGGATAAGATTTTCCGCCGTGAAGCCATTGTTAGTCGACAAAGTTTAGATGGCATGGAACGTCATCAGTTATTCGAAGGGGAACCTAGAGACAATGAAATTCTGGATGATCGCAGAGTTATGGAAATGACAATGGTCAATCCTTTTAACCAAATGCGAACCGCAAGTGGTGGTAGCGTAGTTCATCATGATCCTCGCATTCCGGAATTTGCCGCCCATACAGGGcacgatgatgaaaaacCGGAAAGTGATCATCATATTGAACcaatagaagaagaagatcaaaaaAGGTTGTCTGAAATTACCAAGGTCGTGAGTATCTATCAACCAGTAGATCGGGAAGACGATGATGGAAGTCAGAATAGAAATATTTTTAAGTCTGATCAAGATGTGGAAATGTTGGATGTTCCTCAGGAGGGAGAACCTAATGTTAATTTGAGTGATATCTTTGGTAACTCACAAGATCGTGAGGTGACTGTCAAATTTAGTAAAGATCCTCCAAAGATCATCAACTCAAGTAGAGTTCCTTCCTCCAGTGTTGAGAACACTAGGGACGATGACGTACGTACTTTAACAAGAAACGTTTCTATGGAGAGGGATAAATCGCCGGTAACACCTTTAACTGATCATCAATCAGTAGAGTTGAGTAATGCAATCAATAGTATCGAACTCGGGAAGAAACATGAGATCTCACTGTCGCATGAGGCTAAAGTTGGTAGTAATTTATCTGCTGAAATCTTGGCAAATGCCATCAgggaaagagaaaatgaTAGTGATGATAGAAAAACATCTGAATTCGATTTGTTGGAAGCAGTTCCTAGTGATTCTCTCATCTACCATGAAATATCTCATGCAATGTTAGTGACtcatgaatttgaagatattgGACAGATGCTCAGTCAAATGAAGAAAGCAATTACTAGAATTGAGAGTAGGTCTTTCACTATGAAACATTTGAACATTTTGATAGCCCCACTAATTAGCTGTCTTCATGAAGAAAGCCTACGAAATTGGTTGGAATCAGAAAATGGTTATTATGAACTATTGCAATTGGGTAAGACCTTATTCCATTCCACTGATGAAACCGAAATGGTCCCCGTGAATCTAGCGTGTAAATCTATCGTGCTCATAGAATGTCTGGTTCTTGTCAACAACTATTTACATGACGTGGTTCCCATTTCTTCGTCAGAATTCAAAACGATTTGGGCAGATGCGCTTGCACTAATAAACAAATTACCAGAATATTCAAGTGAGATCTACTGCTTACTACAAGAACTCAGAGATCTATTGGTTTTCcttaatttctttgacaCTAAGGACATCACTAGTATGTTGCATGCTCTAATTACTGAAGTGCAAGAAGGCTCATCGGGTATTAAAGAAACTTTTCTAATGGAAACTTTAGCAATTATTGTATCCAAGGCACAAACAGCTCTGAGATCTACTCAAATTCTAGAAATTGTGCAAGTGATGCAGCTATACGTGGAGAGCAAGAGGGCAGATTGGCGTCTTGCATGTTGTGAAGTCCTATCACAAATTTCCCAGCACTTGAGTATAATGCCAGATAAACATCCCATTGATATTCAACATTCATTAGAAGCTTTGTCACATGGTAGGCAGCGTGTCATCCAAGCCCTATCCTCTCATTAG
- the POL12 gene encoding DNA-directed DNA polymerase alpha subunit POL12 (similar to uniprot|P38121 Saccharomyces cerevisiae YBL035C POL12 Subunit of the DNA polymerase alpha-primase complex required for the initiation of DNA replication during mitotic DNA synthesis and premeiotic DNA synthesis), producing MNTKNEIVVHFGPAADKPEIVSALEHLTKLHALTIDDLYVKWEQFSNQKNFKNANLDPVNLDNFKQYLQLQIEKRAAKAPTTFNHTNVARKPKPVRSVNGSPTLFGLNVSKTPTLKRRKMNDELESDGKSKSSPLHFSTTPLSANSTPGPDLNSMAAIPSQDDIQSGKILDSLNSNNLEIATGIDVTDGTKLKISPYYDPEKYHFRTMRQSLIDVADVLDEQIEILSNIVQNHYQLQASDFGDPTIQAQSELYTVGRIVPDSSSSEDHLNEESLALETSRMGGVGRRIRLDLSNVNEVSFFCGQIVALKGKNANDEYFTVSEVLSLPYPDSPTSTLEELQETSNSMNGKPSKIVITSGPYIPDNSFSMINLDNFVERINTEIKPHVLVMFGPFIDYTNSMIAKGTIPIFPNLKIQPKTLDEIFIKVMAPILKNIDSQIQVIMIPSTRDTLSKHAAYPQDSFDRKALHLPKNFKCFANPSTFQLNEVFFGCSNVDIFKDMKEVTRGGNIFLRNRFDRISEHLLQQRRFYPVFPGGVRKKLLPSSTNSERTYQHISGADLEVAYMGLTEFVDGFAPDIIVIPSELPQFARVVQNVVMINPGRFIKPLGAKGTYAQITISSPDLESGLLTEIKGESSVYLHNVWKRARVDLITI from the coding sequence atgaatacCAAGAATGAGATCGTTGTTCATTTCGGTCCAGCAGCCGATAAGCCAGAGATAGTATCTGCTTTGGAACATCTCACAAAGCTTCATGCCTTGACTATAGATGATCTTTACGTTAAATGGgaacaattttccaatcagaagaatttcaagaatgCCAATTTAGATCCAGTGAATCTAGATAACTTCAAACAGTACCTTCAACTGCAAATAGAAAAAAGGGCCGCCAAGGCTCCAACAACGTTTAACCATACCAATGTTGCAAGAAAACCTAAGCCTGTAAGGTCTGTCAATGGAAGCCCAACACTTTTTGGATTAAATGTCTCAAAAACTCCTACTTTGAAGAGACGTAAGATGAATGATGAGCTGGAATCAGATGGTAAGAGCAAATCATCACCACTTCACTTTTCCACTACCCCTCTCAGTGCTAACAGTACTCCTGGTCCCGATTTAAATAGCATGGCGGCAATACCTTCTCAAGACGATATCCAATCTGGTAAAATATTAGACTCATTAAATTCGAACAATTTAGAAATTGCCACAGGAATTGACGTAACCGACGGAACTaaattaaagatttcaCCCTATTATGATCCCGAGAAGTACCATTTCAGAACCATGAGACAAAGTTTGATTGATGTGGCCGATGTTTTGGATGAACAAATAGAAATCCTCTCCAATATAGTGCAAAACCACTATCAACTTCAAGCGTCAGATTTCGGAGATCCTACGATTCAAGCACAATCTGAACTATATACAGTCGGTAGGATCGTTCCAGATTCCTCGTCTTCTGAGGATCatttgaatgaagaatCACTGGCATTAGAAACCTCAAGAATGGGCGGTGTCGGCAGAAGAATACGTTTGGATCTGTCTAATGTTAACGAAGTATCATTTTTCTGTGGCCAAATTGTGGCATTAAAGGgtaaaaatgcaaatgaCGAATATTTTACGGTGAGTGAAGTATTATCTCTTCCATATCCAGATTCTCCAACTTCAACGCtagaagaattacaagaaactTCTAATTCTATGAATGGTAAACCGTCCAAAATTGTAATAACTAGCGGTCCATATATTCCCGACAATAGCTTCAGCATGATCAACTTGGACAATTTCGTTGAACGGATAAACACTGAAATAAAACCTCATGTTTTAGTCATGTTTGGTCCGTTCATCGATTACACTAACTCCATGATAGCTAAGGGAACGATACCGATTTTCCCCAATTTAAAAATCCAACCAAAGACGCTTGATGAGATATTTATTAAGGTGATGGCGcctattttgaaaaatatcGATTCTCAAATCCAAGTAATCATGATACCTTCTACAAGAGATACTTTAAGTAAACATGCTGCATATCCGCAGGACTCATTTGATAGAAAGGCACTACATCTACcgaagaatttcaaatgcttTGCCAATCCTTccactttccaattgaatgaagttttctttggttgTTCAAATGTTGATATATTTAAAGACATGAAAGAAGTCACCAGAGGTGGTAACATATTTTTACGAAACCGATTTGACAGAATTTCTGAacaccttcttcaacaacgAAGATTTTACCCTGTGTTTCCTGGCGGTgtaagaaagaaattactTCCATCAAGTACAAATAGTGAAAGAACTTACCAACATATTTCTGGTGCTGATCTTGAGGTCGCTTATATGGGCTTAACTGAGTTCGTCGATGGGTTTGCGCCGGATATTATTGTCATCCCTAGTGAACTCCCCCAATTTGCAAGAGTGGTACAGAATGTGGTTATGATAAATCCTGGTAGGTTTATCAAGCCGCTAGGTGCAAAAGGAACATATGCACAGATCACCATTTCAAGTCCTGATTTAGAAAGTGGCCTCCTGACTGAGATAAAGGGGGAAAGTTCTGTGTACCTGCACAACGTATGGAAGCGGGCAAGGGTAGACTTGATAACCATATGA